Part of the Prevotella communis genome is shown below.
TAGCGGTGCTTCTTCATATAGATGAGGATGATACCCAGGAAGAATCCGATGTAGGACACGATACTGATATCGAACGACGCACCCAGGGCGATGATCCATGCCGTGAACGTGGTACCGATATTGGCACCCATAATCACGGAGATAGCCTGCGTCAGGGTGAGCAGTCCGGCATTAACAAACGAAACAGTCATCACGGTTGTAGCCGTTGATGACTGCACAGAGGCGGTAACTACCGAACCAGTTAAAAGACCTGTAAAACGATTGGATGTCATGGCTCCAAGGGCATGACGTAGCTGCGGACCAGCCATCTTCTGTAAGGCTTCACTCATGGACTTCATACCAAACATGAGAAGTGCCAATGAGCCGAGCATGGTAAATAGTGTGAGCATCATAACTTTATGAATGTTCTTTTTAGTTTGCTTTTGCGTGCAAAGATACGAATTTTTTTCATACAATTGCATGTTTGAATAAAAAACTTTTCGTATATTTGCACTCGCATGCCCTAAAACGAATAAAAAAAATGCAGATAAAACAATATAAGATATGGAAAAAACAGTAAAAGTAACCTGTCTGAACAATGGGCAGGACTATGATATCCCCATGGGAAGTAACCTCAGTGAGGCTTTGCAGTTGATGAATCTCACCATGGAGCACGAGCCTATCCTCGCACATGTAAATAACAAGGTGGAAGGAATGCACTATCGCATCTACAAACCCAAACGCGTGGAATTCCTCGATATCACCTCGGCATCGGGCCAGCGTGCCTACACGCGCACCCTGTTTTTCATCCTTTGTAAGGCCGTACGCGACCTGTACACGCCTTGCAAGGTGGCTATCGATATCCCTGTGAGCAATGGTTACTATGTGGACCTGAACATCGGACATCCCGTGACGCTGGAGGATGCCGGCCGTATCCGCAAGCGCATGCAGGAGATTATTGACGCAGCGATGCCCATCCATCGTCATGAGACAACCACCAAGGAGGCCATCGAGATGTTCAACGCCTTGCACACCTTCTCAAAGGTAAAACTCCTGAAGAGCACCGGTTCGCTCTACACCACCTTCTACGACATCGACGAGTATTACGACTATTTCTATGGTTCCATCCTCACCAATACGAAACAGATCTATCTCTTCGGACTGGAGAAATACTATGACGGACTGCTGTTGCGCATCCCTTCGCGCGAGCACCCCGACGAGTTGGGTGAGCTTATCATGCAGGACAAGATGTTTGGCATCTTCAAGGAGCACCACCGCTGGCAGGACATCCTGGGCATGCGCACCATTGGCGACCTGAACGAATGTATCGACAAGGGCTTCAGCTCGCACCTCATTCAGATTAGTGAGGCTCTGCAGGAGAAGAAGATTGCGCGTATTGCCGACGAGATAGCCAACCGCAAAGGCATCAAACTGGTACTCATCGCCGGTCCGTCGTCAAGTGGCAAGACCACAACCTGCAAGCGTCTGTCAGTGCAACTGGCAGTGAACAGCATCAAGCCAATCGGTATCTCTCTGGATGATTACTTCCTGGATCGTGAACTGACACCACGCGATGAGAGCGGCGACTACGACTTCGAGAACTTGCATGCACTCAACCTGCCCCTGCTCAACGAGCAGATGAATGCCCTGTTCCGTGGCGAGGAGGTAGAACTTCCCCGTTACGACTTCCCCACAGGCAAGAGCGTGAAGAGCGGCCGCAAACTGAAGTTGGAGGATGACCAGATTCTGGTGGTTGAGGGTATCCACGCTCTGAACCCCGAACTCATGGCCACCGTGCCTCAGGAACAGATATACCGTGTGTATGCCTCGGCACTGACCACGCTGCTGCTCGATAATCACAACTATATCCCCACTACCGACAACCGACTGCTGCGACGCATCATTCGCGACTACAAATATCGCGGGGTATCCGCACAGGAGACCATCCGTCGCTGGCCATCGGTACGTAAGGGCGAGAACAAATGGATATTCCCCTTCCAGGAGAACTGCGACCAGATGTTCAATTCTGCCATGCTCTTCGAACTGGCAGTAATCAAGAGTCAGGCAGAACCTCTGTTGGAACAGGTTCCCGAGGACTGTCCAGAATATGCCGAGGCTTACCGTCTGCGCAAGTTCCTGAAGTATATCCGTCCTATTCCCGAGGACCAGATTCCGCCTACTTCTCTGTTGCGTGAATTCCTGGGTGGTTCCTCATTTGAATACTAAAATGCATATTTATCGCAATAAAAATGCATATTTGCGGCTTTTTTGCTACAAATATGCATTTTTTACGTATTTTCTTTGGTATTCCCGTTAAAAATGAATAATTTTGCGGTCGATTTTTTAGTAGTACAATACGTTATTAAACCAATATATATTATGGCTGAACAATTGGAAGTGAAAGAGCTCGACCAAGTGGTCGTTCGTTTTTCAGGTGACTCCGGCGATGGCATGCAGCTTGCCGGCAACATTTTCTCTACGGTCTCAGCTACCGTAGGTAACGGTATCTCAACATTCCCAGACTACCCCGCAGACATCCGCGCCCCGCAAGGTTCACTGACAGGTGTGTCTGGATTCCAGGTACACATCGGTGCAGGTAAGGTTTACACCCCTGGCGACAAGTGCGACGTGCTGGTAGCAATGAACGCTGCTGCCCTGAAGACACAGTATCGCTATGCCAAACCAGGTGCCACCATCATCATCGACACCGACTCCTTCGGTCCTAAGGACCTGGAGAAAGCTCAGTTCCAGACTGAGGACTATCTGGGCGAGATGGGTATCGACCCCGATCGCGTCATCCAGTGCCCGCTGACCACGATGGTGAAAGACTGTCTGGCAGACTCTGGCATGGACAACAAGGCCATGCTGAAATGCCGTAACATGTTTGCGCTGGGTCTCGTATGCTGGCTGTTCGACCGCGACCTGAACCTTGTAGGCAACTTCCTGAAGGAGAAATTCGCCAAAAAACCCGCTATCGCCGAGGCTAACATCAAGGTGATTCAGGCTGGTTGGGACTATGGGCACAACACCCACTCAAACGCTATCAACGTCTATCGTGTAGAAACTAAGGAGAAGACTCCCGGACGCTATATGGATATCACAGGAAACAAGGCTACAGCCTATGGTTTCATCGCAGCTGCCGAGAAGGCTGGTCTGCGCCTCTACCTGGGTTCTTATCCTATCACCCCTGCTACCGACGTGCTCCACGAGCTCTCTAAGCACAAGTCTTGCGGTGTTATCACCGTACAGTGCGAGGACGAGATTTCTGGTTGTGCTTCGGCTCTCGGCGCTTCATTCGCCGGTGCTCTGGGTGTCACCTCTACATCTGGTCCTGGTATCTGCCTAAAGAGCGAGGCCATGAACCTGGCTGTCATCATGGAGTTGCCTCTGGTGGTACTCGACGTACAGCGTGGCGGTCCTGCTACTGGTCTGCCTACGAAGTCTGAGCAGACCGACCTGCTGCAGGCATTGTTTGGCCGTAATGGTGAGAGCCCCATGCCTGTGATGGCTGCTACCAGTCCTGCCGACTGCTTCGATGCTGCCTACCAGGCTGCCAAAATTGCGCTGGAGCACATGACGCCTGTGGTACTGCTCACCGATGCTTATATTGCCAACGGTTCTGGCGCTTTCAAACTGCCCCAGATGGCTCAGCTCGACGCTATCAATCCTCCTTATGTTCCTGAGGAACTGAAGGGTAAGTGGACACCATACATGCGTGCTGAGAACGGTACCCGCTACTGGGCTGTTCCTGGTCGTGAGGGCTTCGCACACATCCTCGGTGGACTGGAGAAGGACTCAGAGACAGGTGCTATCTCAACTAACCCAGAGAACCACGACTTGATGACTCGTCTGCGTCAGCAGAAGATTGACAATATCCAGGTGCCCGACCTCGAAGTAGATGGCGATGTGAATGATGCCGACCTGCTGATTGTAGGCTTCGGTTCTACCTACGGCCACCTGCACTCTGCCATGGACGAGCTGAAGGCTAAGGGATACAAGGTAGCTCAGGCACAGTTCAAGTACCTGAACCCGCTGCCCAAGAACACCGCCGAGGTACTGAAGAAGTACAAGAAGGTGGTAGTAGCCGAGCAGAATATGGGTCAGTTGGCAGGTTATCTGCGCATGAAGGTCGACAACTTCGTACCTGCTCAGTTCAATCAGGTCAAGGGTCAGCCCTTCGTTGTAGAAGAGTTAGTTAACGCATTCGAGGACATTTTAAAGAAGTAAACCGTTATGAGTTATACAGCACAAGATTTTAAGAAAGGCCAGCCCCGTTGGTGCCCTGGTTGTGGCGACCACTTCTTCCTGGCTTCACTCCATAAGGCTATGGCCGAGATTGGCGTAGCTCCCGAGAACGTAGCAGTTATCTCTGGTATCGGCTGTTCAAGCCGTCTGCCTCACTACATGGCTACCTATGGCATGAACACCATCCATGGTCGTGCCGCTGCCATCGCTACAGGTGCCAAGGTGGCTAACCCCAACCTGACCGTATGGCAGGTATCAGGTGATGGTGACGGACTGGCTATCGGTGGTAACCACTTCATCCACGCCAATCGTCGAAACATCGACCTCAACATGATCCTCTTGAACAACCGTATCTACGGTCTGACCAAGGGTCAGTACTCACCTACCTCACCCCGTGGCTTCGTGTCTAAGTCAAGCCCTTACGGCACCGTTGAGGATCCCTTCCGCCCAGCAGAGCTCTGTTTCGGCGCCCGCGGACACTTCTTCGCCCGTTGTGTGGCTACTGATGCCAAGGGTACTGTGGAGGTGCTGAAGGCTGCCTACGAGCACAAGGGTGCCAGCGTTACTGAGGTACTGCAGAACTGTGTCATCTTCAACGACCACTGCCACGATGTGGTTTACAACAACGAGGGTCGTAAGAAGAACGCCATCTACGTACGTCATGGCGAGAAACTCGTGTTCGGTGAGAACAATGAGTTCGGACTCGTACAGCAGGGCTTCGGATTGAAGGTGGTAGAGATTGGCAAGGACGGCTACACCATCGACGACGTACTCGTTCACGATGCTCACTGCGAGGACAACACCCTGCAGCTGAAGCTCGCCATGATGACGCCTGAGGATGGATTCCCCATCGCCCTGGGTGTGATTCGCGACGTCGATGCTCCTACCTACAACGATGCCGTTCACGCACAGCTCGCTGAGGTCAGCGCTCAGAAGAAGTATCACAACTTCGAGGAGCTGCTCGAGACCAATGATATCTGGGAGGTAAAATAAGTATTAACTCCATAAATAAAAAAGCGGATGCGCAGATTTGCGTATCCGCTTTTTTTTCTGTAACTTTGCATGCGATGAAACACCTAAGAACCTATTTCATACTAACCATTATAGCATTTGTTATCGCATCGTGTACCGATGGCAAGCAGGGTAGAAAAACAGCACAAAAAGCAGGTAATCTTACTATATATAGCTCAAATCGTGAATTGAGCCGGGTGATTTCATGAATTCACCTAGCTCAATCGATGATTTCACTCGAGTGAGGTTTTTGGGGGTATTATAGTACTTAACCTATTTAATTTGGCCTTCACTATTTCTGCAAATAATTAAAAAATTAGGTAGATGTGGTGAGTCAATTAGACGATTTTGCTATCATTTTGGTCTAATGTGTTAGAGCTCATCAGGCGAAACATATACCTTTGCAACTCAGAAAAAAACTGTAACTATGAATACTACAATCAAATGCTTGTGTCTTATCACCATATCATTGGTGAGCAATCTGGTATATGCACAGAAGAAGCTCTACATACCAAAGGACTTGCAGGGTATGAATCTTAAAGCCGACACGTCGAAGTGGTCACTGAATCGGAGCATCGAGACCGATGACCTTATTTTTATGTGGGAACGGGGCTTCGGCAACGATGTAAGCAACCCACCGCAGTTGAAAGGCCACGATATGTCGTTTAATTTACTGAATCTGCGTGACCGCATTCAGACATTCTATCACTTTTTCCGTGACACACTGGGATTTGTCACCCCTCACTACCAAAGCAAGGCCGACCAACACAAGATGATGGTCATGGTGAACTACTCACTCGACGGCACAGCCTATGGTGGCACCTACGACAACTTCATCGGAGCTCTTTGGGTGGCACCCAACCGCATACAGGACACAAAGATGAACTGCATGGCCCACGAGTTGGGGCACTCTTTCCAGGCACAGATAATGGCCGACAGCATTGGCCAGTGCTGGGGCGGTACAGGATTTTTCGAAATGGCATCACAATGGATGCTCTGGCAGGTTAACCCTGACTGGATCACTGATGAGAACTACCATTTCGAGGCATTCAAGACACTCACCCATAAAGCCTTTCTGCATATGGACAATATCTATCACTCACCTTATGTACTTCAGTGGTGGAGCGACCTTCACGGCCGTCAGTTCATTGCCGAACTATTTCGTCAGGGCGTCATAGGCGAGGATCCCGTCATGACCTACAAGCGTATGAACGGTTTATCGCAGTCAGCCTTCTGCGACGAGATATTCCGCGGATACCAGCACCTTGTGAACTTCGACTTCAACCATGCCTACAAAGAGACACGTCAGTATGCAGCTACTTTCAACACTGAGTTAGAGACCTGTTCCAATGGTTGGCTTCGTCCCAAGTCATTGCCAGAGGGCTATGGATTCAATGCCATAAAACTCGACGATCGCGTAAACCTCAATTCGCCAATCTTCCATCTGCATCTGCGTGGCAACCAACTTCGCTATGGTTTTGTTGGCATTACTACCAATGGCGAAAGCATCTATAGCGATGTCAATGCAACATCATTCACTTCCAATGGCCAACCCCTCAAGCATCTATACCTTATTATAATGGGAGCCCCTGAACACCATGCAGATGTAATGACTCATGGAAATACGCCAGAGTATAAGCAATATCCCTATGAGTTTCAGGTTACTGAATGACATATTTCTCTCTTACTCTAACTGGGCGAAGAGATCGGCGGGTCTTTGATTCCGTTATTTCCAGACTGCATTATATTTTTTACAATCCTTTCCTGAACGAAGAATGCTATTTTTTTCTGACTGATTCAAATTGCCTGTACGAGCACGAACCAGTGCTTCACGAAGTTCTTTCGCGAATTGACCTGTGATAGGCTTTCTGGGTGACTCTATTCCTAACATATTGTGTTGAAAAAAAGAGATTCCTTTTGTATTTCTCTCTTTTTTTTCGTAACTTTGCATGCGATGAAACACCTAAGAACCTATTTTATACTAACCATTATAGCATTTGTTATCGCATCGTGTACCGATGGCAAGCAGATGCGCCAAAGGCTGGCCGAAGTCCAGGCCTGCAATCAGACCGACACTGTTTTCTCTTCACGCTGGCTCCCCACAGTCGATTCCCTCGTAGATTATTTCGACAGTCACGGCACGCCCAACGAACGCTTGATGGCTCACTACCTGCAAGGCCGCGTCTATCATGATATGGGCGAGGCGCCACAGGCTATTGACTGCTATCAGCAGGCTGTAGAGCAGGTTGATACTGCGGCAGAGGATTGCGATTTTCGAACGCTAATGTCTGTTTACGGACAGATGAGTCTTCTATTTCATGCACAGTTTCTGCCTGATGACGAAATATCAGCTATTAAATCGGTAGCAGAAATAGCGCATAAGAGAAATGATGCATTTATGGAGGCAATAGCTGTTGGTCGTCTTTCAGGTCCCTATTTCCTGAAAAATGATACTGATAGTGTACTTATTGTAGAGAATCAGGCACGAGAACTTTTTCTTCAACAGGGTCACAAGGAAAATGCCGCTTTGGCCATTTCAGCCTCTATCCATATTGCCCTTAATCGTCACTGCATTCCTAAAGCAGAAGAGTTACTAGCCATCTATAGAAACGAATCAGGCTTGTTTGATAACAATGGAGAATCTGTTATGGGTGGAGTGTACTATGTAGAAAAAGGCATCTATATGAATCTGGTTGAAGAGCTTGATTCTGCACAGCATTATTTTCATAAGGCTATTAATTACGGACAGTACGAGGGAGGCTACAAAGGATTATTGTCTGTATACGAAAAGTTGCAAATCCCAGATTCTATTGCAAAGTATGCACGTCTCTTTGCAAATGCCAACGACTCATCATTCTTGCATGTCAATCAAGAAAGCGTGCATCGCATAAGTTCTTTATATAATTTTACTCGTCAACAGAGAATTGCAGAGGCAAAATCACTTGAGGCATCTCGTAATCGTCAATATCTTGCAATCTCACTTTTTCTTGGCGTATTTATTTCAATACTTGCTTGCTTTTATATCTTCTGGCAGAGACATCGTAAGAAGACTGAAATGCGACATGTTGAGTTAGAGTTTCAACACCAGATAAATATGCTAGAGCAGGCAAAATATGACTTGGAAAAGCTGAAGCAGAAAGAGTATGATGCCCTCCTGACGCAGAAACAGGAAGAGATAAATGAATGGCAACAGGAGGTAGAGAAAATGCGCCAACAGACGAAACCTCAGTATATATTAGATTCCAAAATTGTTGAAACGGATATCTATCAGAGACTTCAGTTCGTTGTTGCTCACCCTGCAGAGAAGATGAAGAAAACAGACTGGACAAGACTCAATGAAATGATTAATGAGCTTCTGCCTCATTTTGTTCATAGAATAAACGCCCTCTACCATGTCTCTGAAGAAGACTATCGCATTTGTATGCTTATCCGCCTGAATTTCTCGCTCTCTGAGATATGTATTTTAACAGGCCTAACCCCTAAGTTGTTATACAAACGTCGTAAGTTTATGTCTAAAAAGTTTTTCAGTTCTGATGAAAAACCCGAGCTATTCGATAAAAGAATAAAAAATATTTCTTAGCGTAATACATTACCTAACAGCGTGTTATATAGAATAGTGGCGAAAAAAAGGAGAATATTTCTTGCTGATTTGTGTACAATTTTTCCAGATTTTGTTTAATTTTGCCACAGATTACATAGAGTCCCACTAATAAACCTATCAAAATATGCATATTCAATAACTAAAAACTCTTAGAGCTATGAAGAGAAATATAATTCTATTGTTTTCGATTTATTGCAGCATCATGGCGTATGCACAGAAAGAGTACGATTCATTCCTGAAGGAAGGAAAAGTATGGAGGATGGAATATAAACAAGTTGTCTATGAAGGAGAATCCTATCAAGACAAGATAATTATGTTGAGCGGAGATACGCTGATTGATGATATACCCTTCAGACGCATGCTTGAAAAGAGATGGATGCGCGGAATACAAGACGAACCGAAGGATTGGAAGGCAACCTACGGGTATATAGGTGAGAAGGATGGTAAGGTTTACTATTGGCATAATTCATATCCTACAACCCCGCAGATCGTGATGGATTTTTCATTGAATGTGGGTGATAATGTTGTAGGCTCCACAGGAGTCGTTTACGTTGTCAAAGCCGTTTCAGATACGATTCTTTCCAGGTCTGATGACAAACGGACTCGTCGTTGTATTTCTGTATCCATCAAGGACGGAGAAGACCTCGATCGTTATTCTGACACATGGATTGAAGGTATTGGATCTATCAAAGGCGGAATTACAGGAATTGAAGGCACTTTTGTGGCAGGTGCTTTCCCAAAGTTACTACTCTGTGAAGACAACGACATATGTATTTATAATACTGAAGATGATTTGCGGAGCGCAATCCATCATGGTTTGAATAATAAAAACGGTGATACCTATTTCCAATTAAATGGATTGCCTGTAATCCGATCCACTCATGGCATATACGTAAAGGATGGAAAGAAAGTGGTAAGATAAGGACAAAAGAAACTGAAACTACATAAGCAAACGACCGAGGCTGTCATCACTGATGATCTCGGTCGTTTTTTTGACGTTTTTTGAAACAACCCTCACACCCCACCCAATCGCAGAAAAAGCCTTTATACAAAAGGAAATCGGAGGGGTTAGTGTTATGCTAACAGTAACCCCAACACTCCCCCCAACACTAACCCCAACACTACACCCTCGTTATTCGGGACATCGTAAGCGTATCCGCTTTGACGTCTTGACTCGTATCCCAAAAGTCGGTACCTTTGCATATTCATTTTAACAGATATGCAAATATGGAATTACAGACAGCCGATGCCCGTCATGAGAAGACCTGGCATCAATTTCTTTCAGAATTAGAGAAGCAGCCTCGCTTGCGCCTTGCAGCATATCTTCGTTCTGTCCACGTAAAGCAACGATGTTTCGAGAAGTGGCTTTACGGTCGTGGCTACAGTGTGCACGATGCGAAGAGCCGCGTTCTCAAGTTTCGTAATGAGTCAGACACGTTGGATCCATCTATGTCGTCAGCACCATCGATTCTTCCAGTCCGTCTGGCATCTGAACCAGATGTTCCCATCCGTCCTTGTGACCTTCTTACGGGTATCAGCCTGACACTTCCTGACGGGACGATGATCAATATTCGTCGCGGAAGTGCCGATGCAGTCGTTTCATTCCTTAAACTTTATTCCGGGGAGGGCGTGCCATGTTCGGATTAGAGGAAAGCAGACAGTATTATGTGTGCCAGCGCTATGTGCGGATGAACATGGGCATCAACGGATTGTCAAAAATTGTAAGTAATGAACTGAGACGCCCGCTCTTGAACGGCGATGTTTTTATCTTCTTTGGCAAGAACCGCCAGATGGTGAAGCTGCTTTGCTGGGATGGTGACGGTTTCCTGCTTTATCAGAAGCGATTAGAGAAAGGGACTTTTGAGCTACCCCGTTTCAGGCCTGACCAGAAGGCCGTAGAGATGTCCTACAGGACACTTTCTGCCATTATGCGGGGCGTGAGCCTCCGAAGCGTCAGATATCGCAGGAGACTGAGAAT
Proteins encoded:
- a CDS encoding nucleoside kinase, whose product is MEKTVKVTCLNNGQDYDIPMGSNLSEALQLMNLTMEHEPILAHVNNKVEGMHYRIYKPKRVEFLDITSASGQRAYTRTLFFILCKAVRDLYTPCKVAIDIPVSNGYYVDLNIGHPVTLEDAGRIRKRMQEIIDAAMPIHRHETTTKEAIEMFNALHTFSKVKLLKSTGSLYTTFYDIDEYYDYFYGSILTNTKQIYLFGLEKYYDGLLLRIPSREHPDELGELIMQDKMFGIFKEHHRWQDILGMRTIGDLNECIDKGFSSHLIQISEALQEKKIARIADEIANRKGIKLVLIAGPSSSGKTTTCKRLSVQLAVNSIKPIGISLDDYFLDRELTPRDESGDYDFENLHALNLPLLNEQMNALFRGEEVELPRYDFPTGKSVKSGRKLKLEDDQILVVEGIHALNPELMATVPQEQIYRVYASALTTLLLDNHNYIPTTDNRLLRRIIRDYKYRGVSAQETIRRWPSVRKGENKWIFPFQENCDQMFNSAMLFELAVIKSQAEPLLEQVPEDCPEYAEAYRLRKFLKYIRPIPEDQIPPTSLLREFLGGSSFEY
- a CDS encoding DUF6055 domain-containing protein; this translates as MNTTIKCLCLITISLVSNLVYAQKKLYIPKDLQGMNLKADTSKWSLNRSIETDDLIFMWERGFGNDVSNPPQLKGHDMSFNLLNLRDRIQTFYHFFRDTLGFVTPHYQSKADQHKMMVMVNYSLDGTAYGGTYDNFIGALWVAPNRIQDTKMNCMAHELGHSFQAQIMADSIGQCWGGTGFFEMASQWMLWQVNPDWITDENYHFEAFKTLTHKAFLHMDNIYHSPYVLQWWSDLHGRQFIAELFRQGVIGEDPVMTYKRMNGLSQSAFCDEIFRGYQHLVNFDFNHAYKETRQYAATFNTELETCSNGWLRPKSLPEGYGFNAIKLDDRVNLNSPIFHLHLRGNQLRYGFVGITTNGESIYSDVNATSFTSNGQPLKHLYLIIMGAPEHHADVMTHGNTPEYKQYPYEFQVTE
- a CDS encoding 2-oxoacid:ferredoxin oxidoreductase subunit beta; this encodes MSYTAQDFKKGQPRWCPGCGDHFFLASLHKAMAEIGVAPENVAVISGIGCSSRLPHYMATYGMNTIHGRAAAIATGAKVANPNLTVWQVSGDGDGLAIGGNHFIHANRRNIDLNMILLNNRIYGLTKGQYSPTSPRGFVSKSSPYGTVEDPFRPAELCFGARGHFFARCVATDAKGTVEVLKAAYEHKGASVTEVLQNCVIFNDHCHDVVYNNEGRKKNAIYVRHGEKLVFGENNEFGLVQQGFGLKVVEIGKDGYTIDDVLVHDAHCEDNTLQLKLAMMTPEDGFPIALGVIRDVDAPTYNDAVHAQLAEVSAQKKYHNFEELLETNDIWEVK
- the tnpB gene encoding IS66 family insertion sequence element accessory protein TnpB (TnpB, as the term is used for proteins encoded by IS66 family insertion elements, is considered an accessory protein, since TnpC, encoded by a neighboring gene, is a DDE family transposase.), producing MFGLEESRQYYVCQRYVRMNMGINGLSKIVSNELRRPLLNGDVFIFFGKNRQMVKLLCWDGDGFLLYQKRLEKGTFELPRFRPDQKAVEMSYRTLSAIMRGVSLRSVRYRRRLRIDNFAVSQIADYQ
- a CDS encoding 2-oxoacid:acceptor oxidoreductase subunit alpha, with the protein product MAEQLEVKELDQVVVRFSGDSGDGMQLAGNIFSTVSATVGNGISTFPDYPADIRAPQGSLTGVSGFQVHIGAGKVYTPGDKCDVLVAMNAAALKTQYRYAKPGATIIIDTDSFGPKDLEKAQFQTEDYLGEMGIDPDRVIQCPLTTMVKDCLADSGMDNKAMLKCRNMFALGLVCWLFDRDLNLVGNFLKEKFAKKPAIAEANIKVIQAGWDYGHNTHSNAINVYRVETKEKTPGRYMDITGNKATAYGFIAAAEKAGLRLYLGSYPITPATDVLHELSKHKSCGVITVQCEDEISGCASALGASFAGALGVTSTSGPGICLKSEAMNLAVIMELPLVVLDVQRGGPATGLPTKSEQTDLLQALFGRNGESPMPVMAATSPADCFDAAYQAAKIALEHMTPVVLLTDAYIANGSGAFKLPQMAQLDAINPPYVPEELKGKWTPYMRAENGTRYWAVPGREGFAHILGGLEKDSETGAISTNPENHDLMTRLRQQKIDNIQVPDLEVDGDVNDADLLIVGFGSTYGHLHSAMDELKAKGYKVAQAQFKYLNPLPKNTAEVLKKYKKVVVAEQNMGQLAGYLRMKVDNFVPAQFNQVKGQPFVVEELVNAFEDILKK